The genomic window GAGGATATTATCCTGAATGCTATGAGAATTTCATGGGACTTTTCTATAACCTTTTATGACACTCTGTATCTTGCTTTAGCGGATCAGAATTCGTGTAACTTTGTTACTGCCGACCATCGTCTATATAACCAGGCCAAGGATGTAGCTCAATGGATGGTCTGGATTGGAGATGTGACCTAAGTGAAAGTCCCTTTATCCTGGCTTCGGGAGATGGTGGAGATAAACGTGTCGGTGGAGGAGTTGGCGCACCGGCTGACGATGGCCGGGCTGGAGGTGGGGGGTATTGAGCGGATTGGGGGATGGGAGAACTGTTTTGTTGGGTATGTCGAGAGCGTGGAGAAGCATCCTAATGCTGACAGGCTGCGGCTTTGCACTGTGACTATTGGAAATGGGCGGCAGCAGGTGGTGTGCGGGGCACCTAATGTGGCATCGGGGCAGAAGATCGCTTTCGCGAAGGTGGGGGCGAGGGTTATCGATTCACATACGGGCCAGCCGATGGTGTTGAAGGCGGCGAAGATTAGGGGTGTGGTGTCGGAGGGGATGATATGTTCGGAGCGGGAGTTGGGATTGGGGGAGGACCACGATGGGATACTGGTGCTGCCTAAGGATGCGCCGGTGGGGGCGGAGCTAAACAGTTATTTGGGGGACTATACGCTGGACCTGGAGGTGACGCCCAATCGAGCGGACTGGCTATCGGCGCTGGGGGTGGCGTATGAGGTGGCGGCGCTGACGGGGCAGGTGGTGCGGCAGCCGGACTTGCAGTACCCTGAGGAGGGGCAGCCGATTCGGGGCCAGGCGTCGGTGCAGATACTGTCGCCGGACCTGTGCCCTCGATACGCGGCCAGCCTCATCAGGGGAGTGGCGGTGGGGCCGTCGCCGCGATGGCTGGAGGAGCGACTAAAGCGGGCGGGGGTGCGGCCTATCAACAACGTGGTGGACGTGACGAATTATGTAATGCTGGAGTATGGCCAGCCGCTGCACGCCTTTGATTTCGAGAAGATATTGCGGAGCAGGATTATCGTGCGGCGGGCGTACACGGGCGAGACCATGACTACCCTGGATGGGGAGAAGCGGCTGCTTAACTCGAACAACCTGGTGATCGCCGACGACCGGGAGGCGCGGGCGCTGGCGGGGGTCATTGGCGGGGTGGACAGCGAGATAACGGCGAATACCAAGGACGTGTTTCTGGAGTCGGCGAGCTTTGAGCCGAACAACAACCGGCAGACGGCGCAGGAGTTCAGGTTTCGGACAGAAGCGACGATTCGATTTGAGAAGGGGCTGCGGCCGGGACTGGTGGAGCCGGCGCTGCGTCGCGCTACCAAGTTAATTCAGCAGGTGGCGGGCGGGACGGTGGCGAGGGATATCATGGACGCGTATCCGGGGAGGGAGAAGCCGAAGGTAATTTCCGTGTCGCAGACGCAGATCAAGAAGCTGCTGGGGGTGGAGTACCCGCTGGACAAGGTGACGAGTGTACTGAAGTCGCTGGGATTTGCGTGCCGCCAAGAGGATGGAGGGGTATGGGTGTCGGCGCCGTACTGGAGGGCGGACGTGAATATTTGGGAGGATGTGGTAGAGGAGGTGGCGCGCATCACGGGATACGACAGCATACCGACTACCCCGCTGGCAACGCCAATACCGGCGTGGCAGCCGCAACCGAATCGCGAGTTCAGGGAGCGGGTGAGGGATATGCTGGTGCGGGCGGGCTTGCAGGAGACGATTAGCTATTCGGCGGT from SAR202 cluster bacterium includes these protein-coding regions:
- a CDS encoding phenylalanine--tRNA ligase subunit beta translates to MKVPLSWLREMVEINVSVEELAHRLTMAGLEVGGIERIGGWENCFVGYVESVEKHPNADRLRLCTVTIGNGRQQVVCGAPNVASGQKIAFAKVGARVIDSHTGQPMVLKAAKIRGVVSEGMICSERELGLGEDHDGILVLPKDAPVGAELNSYLGDYTLDLEVTPNRADWLSALGVAYEVAALTGQVVRQPDLQYPEEGQPIRGQASVQILSPDLCPRYAASLIRGVAVGPSPRWLEERLKRAGVRPINNVVDVTNYVMLEYGQPLHAFDFEKILRSRIIVRRAYTGETMTTLDGEKRLLNSNNLVIADDREARALAGVIGGVDSEITANTKDVFLESASFEPNNNRQTAQEFRFRTEATIRFEKGLRPGLVEPALRRATKLIQQVAGGTVARDIMDAYPGREKPKVISVSQTQIKKLLGVEYPLDKVTSVLKSLGFACRQEDGGVWVSAPYWRADVNIWEDVVEEVARITGYDSIPTTPLATPIPAWQPQPNREFRERVRDMLVRAGLQETISYSAVSAALLKKAKAEVGREGLVTLANPMSGDFEIMRPTLRVSIMRTLATNLSYQRGSVAIFELGRVYLPRAEDLPDEREMAAGVVYGPRGQEGWLSPREDFGFYDAKGVVESVLAQVGAAADYQVLEDPFLHPGKSAKVVVGGEAVGVVGEVHPQVREAFDIDGAVAFFELDIEALREALSQGRRGLKALARYPASIRDITVLADKGVASAKMLRIIEGQPLVESAVFYDAYEGKGVPEGKSSLTFRIYFQSAEKTLSSEEVGKALERVVKALEREAGAALRGG